One part of the Actinomycetes bacterium genome encodes these proteins:
- a CDS encoding TylF/MycF/NovP-related O-methyltransferase gives MRVDPRLERRVADLLARYGWRVQRTVDGRPNPAHLWEDDTGFAGRYAALRRLTLVTPQAAYVLEALARQALHLHGDFAEVGVYQGGTARLLADVAQPAGRALHLFDTFAGMPLVDAARDLHREGDFADTSLAAVEALLSDRPCAQVHPGVFPGTAAGLEDRRFALVHVDVDIYPSVRDACEFFHPRLVPGGFLVVDDYGWTSCPGARAAVDEYFAGRPECPVYLPTGQALVVRLP, from the coding sequence GTGAGGGTCGACCCCCGGCTGGAGCGTCGCGTCGCGGACCTGCTCGCCAGGTACGGCTGGCGCGTGCAGCGCACCGTCGACGGGCGGCCGAACCCGGCCCACCTGTGGGAGGACGACACCGGGTTCGCCGGCCGCTACGCGGCGCTTCGGCGCCTGACCCTGGTGACCCCGCAGGCGGCGTACGTGCTGGAGGCGCTGGCCCGCCAGGCGCTGCACCTGCACGGGGACTTCGCCGAGGTCGGGGTCTATCAGGGCGGGACCGCCCGGCTGCTCGCCGACGTCGCCCAGCCGGCCGGGCGCGCGCTGCACCTCTTCGACACCTTCGCCGGTATGCCGCTGGTCGACGCCGCGCGTGACCTCCACCGGGAGGGCGACTTCGCGGACACCTCGCTCGCCGCCGTCGAGGCCCTGCTCTCCGACCGGCCCTGCGCCCAGGTGCACCCGGGAGTCTTCCCCGGCACCGCCGCAGGTCTCGAGGACCGCCGGTTCGCGCTCGTCCACGTCGACGTGGACATCTACCCCTCGGTCCGCGACGCGTGCGAGTTCTTCCACCCGCGCCTGGTTCCCGGCGGGTTCCTCGTCGTGGACGACTACGGCTGGACGTCGTGCCCGGGCGCCCGGGCGGCCGTCGACGAGTACTTCGCCGGACGGCCCGAGTGCCCGGTGTACCTGCCCACCGGGCAGGCGCTGGTGGTCCGGCTGCCCTGA
- a CDS encoding class I SAM-dependent methyltransferase: MDIEAFLAELPRAFEGPPELGVPADGRFADLVEHVSGFTTPAELAVLSLAASLLPETEAYLEVGTFKGRSVCAVLPVAAKRRVVAVENFLEFGMLGTDAREELRANLERYAPEGSDFELLEGDCFEVLASPAAVGRPVGVYFYDGAHTGLAHWLALGVVEPLLADEALVLVDDASWPMVARATERYVRAHPDWSLLRTFEAAHDDDPRWANGLALLAYRRSGATAARLSPDVQVRRVFQVRVRGPATSLVWRALHRFPGLVPLAKRLVPKRSRSVGPGG; the protein is encoded by the coding sequence ATGGACATCGAGGCGTTCCTCGCCGAGCTTCCTCGAGCCTTCGAGGGCCCCCCCGAGCTCGGCGTCCCCGCGGACGGGCGTTTCGCCGACCTCGTCGAGCACGTGTCGGGCTTCACCACGCCCGCCGAGCTGGCGGTGCTGAGCCTGGCCGCGAGCCTGCTCCCGGAGACCGAGGCGTATCTCGAGGTCGGGACCTTCAAGGGGCGGTCGGTGTGCGCGGTGCTGCCCGTCGCGGCGAAGCGACGGGTGGTCGCCGTGGAGAACTTCCTGGAGTTCGGCATGCTCGGGACGGACGCGCGGGAGGAGCTGCGCGCCAACCTGGAGCGCTACGCGCCCGAGGGCAGCGACTTCGAGCTGCTGGAGGGCGACTGCTTCGAGGTGCTGGCCTCCCCGGCCGCCGTCGGGCGCCCGGTCGGTGTCTACTTCTACGACGGCGCGCACACGGGCCTGGCGCACTGGCTGGCCCTGGGCGTGGTCGAGCCGCTGCTCGCCGACGAGGCCCTCGTGCTCGTCGACGACGCCTCGTGGCCGATGGTGGCGCGGGCCACCGAGCGCTACGTGCGGGCGCACCCGGACTGGTCGCTGCTGCGCACGTTCGAGGCCGCCCACGACGACGACCCCCGCTGGGCGAACGGACTGGCGCTGCTCGCCTACCGTCGCAGCGGCGCGACGGCGGCGCGCCTGTCGCCGGACGTCCAGGTCAGACGGGTCTTCCAGGTCCGCGTCCGCGGTCCGGCCACCTCGCTCGTCTGGCGCGCGCTGCACCGCTTCCCGGGTCTGGTCCCCCTGGCCAAGCGGCTGGTCCCCAAGCGCTCACGCAGCGTCGGCCCCGGCGGGTAG